Proteins encoded within one genomic window of Rhizobium favelukesii:
- a CDS encoding glutathione S-transferase family protein, whose protein sequence is MKIFDRPGFPNPARIRIVLAEKGLEPQVEFVSVDLIAAEHKQPAFLEKNPSGVLPALQLDDGTYISEATAITEYLDNLDGDPRLTGKTPKQKAVIHMMQKRAETELLDAVGNYFHHATPGLGAELQVFKSPEWAGRQEWGNRQRDKALAGMKYFDAVLQDSSFVAGDAFSMADITVFAGLMFADAAGIAIPEDHSALHSWRAKVSDLPSVKNRSGQMFVTQDLRRLGF, encoded by the coding sequence ATGAAAATCTTCGATCGCCCCGGCTTTCCCAATCCGGCCCGCATCCGCATCGTGCTTGCCGAGAAGGGCCTTGAACCGCAGGTCGAGTTTGTCTCGGTCGACCTCATCGCCGCCGAACATAAGCAACCCGCCTTCCTCGAAAAGAACCCCTCCGGCGTGCTGCCGGCTCTCCAGCTCGACGATGGCACCTACATCAGTGAGGCCACCGCCATCACTGAATATCTCGACAATCTTGACGGCGATCCGCGGCTCACCGGCAAGACGCCGAAGCAAAAGGCCGTCATCCACATGATGCAGAAGCGGGCCGAGACCGAGCTGCTCGATGCAGTCGGCAATTACTTCCACCACGCAACGCCGGGTCTGGGCGCCGAGTTGCAGGTGTTCAAGAGCCCTGAATGGGCTGGCCGCCAGGAATGGGGCAACCGCCAGCGTGATAAGGCGCTCGCCGGCATGAAGTATTTCGACGCGGTGTTGCAGGACAGTTCATTCGTCGCCGGCGATGCATTCTCGATGGCCGACATCACTGTGTTTGCCGGGCTGATGTTCGCGGATGCAGCCGGCATTGCCATCCCTGAAGACCATTCCGCGCTTCATTCCTGGCGCGCAAAGGTCTCTGATCTGCCGAGCGTCAAAAACCGGAGCGGCCAGATGTTCGTCACTCAGGATCTGCGCAGGCTCGGCTTCTAA
- a CDS encoding TetR/AcrR family transcriptional regulator — MMAKTKTDMREAVMAAARATVQSHGYNALSFRELAKEVGIKSASVHYHFPTKGDLGAALARRYTEEGAAFLAELLATSVDAAWCMDRYAEIFRSALANDNRMCLCGIMSAELDDLPAEVRTEVDKFAEMNVDWLARVLSWAKPSQSEQDLREHAMAIFAAIEGAQLVARGCRDIAIYDRTIRAYRKAGLIP; from the coding sequence ATGATGGCAAAAACCAAGACGGATATGCGCGAGGCGGTCATGGCGGCTGCAAGAGCGACGGTGCAGTCGCATGGCTACAATGCGCTCAGCTTTCGCGAACTCGCGAAAGAGGTCGGGATCAAAAGTGCCAGCGTGCACTACCACTTCCCGACTAAGGGTGACCTGGGCGCTGCATTGGCGCGTCGCTATACCGAGGAAGGCGCGGCTTTTCTGGCGGAGCTACTAGCGACGTCTGTGGACGCGGCTTGGTGCATGGACAGATACGCTGAGATCTTTCGCTCTGCCCTGGCCAACGACAACCGCATGTGCCTGTGCGGCATCATGAGCGCGGAACTTGACGACCTTCCTGCGGAGGTCCGGACCGAGGTCGATAAATTCGCCGAGATGAACGTTGACTGGCTTGCCAGGGTGCTCTCATGGGCAAAGCCTTCGCAAAGCGAGCAGGACCTGCGCGAACACGCGATGGCCATCTTTGCTGCGATCGAAGGGGCTCAACTCGTCGCGCGTGGTTGCCGGGACATCGCCATCTATGACCGGACGATCCGAGCCTATCGGAAGGCGGGTCTTATACCATGA
- a CDS encoding winged helix-turn-helix transcriptional regulator, protein MNESTSENDPIYRADCPSRVILDQIADKWSMMVLAVLSEPRRFNAIKRRLDGVTQRVLTQTLRKLERNGMVTRRVLDGRVLGVEYALTPLGRSLQGPFSILFDWTVENIDVIQDCQRSYDAREDRAAT, encoded by the coding sequence ATGAATGAGTCGACAAGTGAAAACGACCCGATCTATCGTGCCGACTGTCCGAGCCGGGTGATCCTCGACCAGATCGCCGACAAGTGGTCGATGATGGTGCTGGCGGTACTCAGCGAACCCCGGCGTTTCAACGCCATCAAGCGTCGCCTCGATGGCGTCACCCAACGCGTGCTGACACAGACGCTGCGCAAGCTGGAGCGCAACGGGATGGTAACACGTAGGGTTCTGGATGGACGCGTGCTCGGCGTCGAGTATGCGCTGACGCCACTCGGCCGATCGCTGCAAGGGCCGTTCTCGATCCTGTTCGACTGGACTGTCGAGAACATCGACGTGATTCAGGACTGCCAGCGCAGCTATGACGCGCGCGAAGATCGCGCCGCGACCTGA
- a CDS encoding enoyl-CoA hydratase/isomerase family protein yields MTDTDFSRLRISRADGVTTITIDNPPVNVLDVPLMSEIRRFLLSVRNEPDTRVLVFQSADPEFFIAHVDMTLIDDPHAFDEIAREASEDLNPFQAFGELLREQPQVTIVKLAGLARGGGAEFVAAADMVFAAEGRAGLAQCEALMGITPGGGATQYLSSRMTRGRTLEVILGADLMDATTAERYGWINRALPASELDGFVNRLARDIAALPEGVIAAARKALPPVDLREGFRREHDAWAGLFERPAAEKLIRGGLKAGAQTKDGERNLESLLRALEA; encoded by the coding sequence ATGACAGACACTGATTTCAGCCGGCTTCGGATTTCCCGGGCAGACGGCGTTACGACGATCACGATCGACAATCCGCCGGTAAACGTTCTCGACGTCCCCTTGATGAGCGAGATCCGCCGATTTCTCCTTTCCGTTCGTAATGAACCGGACACCCGCGTGCTGGTTTTTCAGAGCGCCGATCCGGAGTTCTTCATTGCCCATGTCGATATGACATTGATCGATGATCCGCATGCCTTCGACGAGATTGCCCGCGAGGCTTCGGAAGACCTCAATCCGTTCCAGGCGTTCGGCGAACTTCTTCGGGAACAGCCGCAGGTGACAATCGTCAAACTCGCCGGGCTGGCACGCGGCGGCGGAGCGGAGTTTGTCGCAGCCGCCGACATGGTGTTTGCCGCCGAAGGGCGGGCAGGGCTTGCTCAATGCGAGGCCCTGATGGGGATTACGCCCGGCGGTGGCGCCACCCAATACCTGTCCAGTCGGATGACGCGCGGCCGGACTCTTGAAGTGATCCTCGGCGCTGACCTCATGGACGCGACGACGGCGGAGCGTTACGGATGGATCAACCGGGCGCTTCCGGCCTCCGAACTCGATGGCTTCGTCAACCGATTGGCGCGCGATATCGCCGCCTTGCCCGAAGGCGTCATCGCCGCGGCCAGGAAGGCGCTGCCTCCCGTAGACCTGCGGGAAGGCTTTCGCCGCGAGCATGACGCTTGGGCAGGGCTCTTCGAACGTCCTGCAGCCGAGAAGCTCATTCGGGGCGGGCTCAAGGCTGGCGCACAGACCAAGGACGGTGAGCGAAATCTGGAAAGCTTGCTCCGTGCGTTGGAGGCTTGA
- the metG gene encoding methionine--tRNA ligase codes for MNDTTTYITTSIPYVNAAPHVGFALELVQADAYARHSRLLGKDVRFQCGTDDNSLKNVRAAEAARRPVADFVGENADRFEELGKRLHISNDTFVRTSMDSRHTACVHSLWNACAENGDVYRKAYEGFYCVGCEQFYDLADLDDGRCPEHGLPLEIVKEENWFFRLSRYGGRILHLIETDELNVVPVSRRNEILALLRRGLEDISVSRSAERARGWGVPVPGSNEVIYVWFDALANYLTGLGYGSDEALFRQFWARQGERTHFVGKGISKFHAIYWPAILLSAGVPLPSSIFVHGYLTVDGRKIGKSAGNGISPDSLVENYRTPDALRYYLLRHIRSADDGDFSAQRLEAAWSGELGGQLGNLVNRVLGLLASSFSGVTPAVPDTALVREAADLAGKVQNAFDNYELHLGLAEIFSYLGSANREFTRKAPWSDAKALISGLEETERQIVSDRLGAALAEQVYGLAIVARCLLPFLPEAASRIHAKLGISLPAHYSTPLVVSGARTISGEILFPRQTVVQARS; via the coding sequence ATGAATGACACGACGACTTACATCACCACCTCGATTCCGTACGTCAACGCCGCACCGCATGTGGGTTTTGCGCTCGAACTCGTGCAGGCCGATGCCTATGCTCGCCATTCCCGACTTCTCGGCAAAGACGTTAGGTTCCAGTGCGGTACGGATGATAACAGCCTGAAAAACGTTCGCGCTGCGGAAGCCGCGAGACGCCCGGTTGCCGACTTCGTCGGCGAAAATGCAGACCGCTTCGAAGAGCTTGGCAAGCGCCTTCACATCTCAAACGATACGTTCGTTCGCACATCCATGGATTCAAGACATACCGCCTGCGTCCATTCCCTGTGGAACGCATGCGCCGAGAATGGCGATGTCTATAGAAAGGCCTATGAGGGCTTCTATTGCGTGGGCTGCGAGCAGTTCTACGACCTAGCGGATCTCGATGACGGCCGATGCCCGGAGCACGGTCTCCCGCTCGAAATCGTGAAGGAGGAAAACTGGTTCTTTCGCCTGTCTCGTTACGGCGGCCGTATCCTTCATCTGATCGAGACCGACGAATTGAACGTCGTTCCGGTGAGCCGGCGAAACGAGATACTCGCCTTGCTCCGGCGGGGACTCGAGGACATCAGTGTGTCGCGCAGTGCGGAAAGAGCACGCGGCTGGGGTGTTCCCGTGCCCGGCAGCAACGAAGTTATCTATGTCTGGTTTGATGCCCTGGCGAACTACCTGACAGGCCTTGGTTACGGCTCCGACGAGGCGCTGTTCCGCCAATTTTGGGCACGGCAAGGCGAGCGTACCCACTTCGTCGGAAAGGGAATTTCCAAGTTCCACGCAATTTACTGGCCGGCAATACTTCTGTCCGCTGGTGTACCACTGCCGTCATCGATCTTCGTTCACGGCTACCTGACGGTCGACGGGCGAAAGATCGGGAAATCGGCCGGCAACGGCATTAGTCCCGATAGCCTCGTAGAAAACTATCGAACTCCGGACGCACTACGCTATTACCTGCTACGCCATATCCGTTCGGCTGATGATGGGGATTTCTCCGCACAAAGGTTGGAGGCGGCATGGTCGGGAGAACTCGGCGGGCAGCTTGGGAATCTCGTCAATCGGGTTCTCGGATTACTGGCGTCGTCCTTCTCCGGCGTGACGCCAGCGGTTCCCGACACCGCGCTTGTCCGCGAAGCAGCCGATCTTGCCGGGAAAGTCCAAAATGCCTTCGACAACTACGAACTTCATCTCGGTCTGGCAGAAATCTTTTCCTATCTAGGGTCCGCGAACAGGGAGTTTACGCGAAAAGCACCTTGGTCTGATGCCAAGGCTTTGATCAGCGGGCTCGAGGAAACGGAGCGACAAATAGTCTCGGATCGCCTCGGGGCAGCTCTGGCAGAGCAGGTCTATGGGCTTGCGATCGTCGCTCGTTGTTTGCTCCCGTTTTTGCCGGAGGCCGCTTCCAGGATACATGCAAAGCTCGGAATCTCGCTCCCCGCACATTATAGTACCCCTCTTGTCGTCAGCGGAGCGAGGACGATTTCAGGAGAGATTCTCTTCCCGCGCCAAACAGTGGTGCAAGCCAGGTCGTGA
- a CDS encoding ethanolamine utilization protein: protein MTIHKFTIADAAFQRSPGQDGDIFTGNLLDQRHGGPVTIGFGRYGPDQILEETMTVHDTMVILEGKITVFDAHKSVTAGRGEIIAMQKGDRVTIRSHEAGAVTAYVTYPHWQQPEA from the coding sequence ATGACCATTCACAAGTTCACCATTGCCGACGCAGCATTCCAGCGCTCGCCAGGGCAGGACGGTGACATCTTCACCGGCAACCTCCTCGATCAGCGCCACGGCGGGCCGGTCACCATCGGATTCGGGCGCTATGGGCCAGACCAGATACTGGAGGAGACTATGACCGTGCACGACACAATGGTGATCCTTGAAGGAAAGATCACCGTCTTCGACGCTCACAAATCGGTGACGGCTGGTCGCGGAGAAATCATCGCCATGCAGAAAGGCGACAGGGTGACTATCCGCTCCCACGAGGCAGGGGCCGTGACCGCTTATGTGACCTATCCTCATTGGCAGCAGCCGGAAGCTTGA